The following are from one region of the Treponema denticola genome:
- the leuS gene encoding leucine--tRNA ligase, translated as MAYPFSTIEPKWQKYWEENKTFKTVEDKNYPKDKRLYILDMFPYPSGDGLHVGHPEGYTATDIYSRFLRMSGYNVLHPMGFDSFGLPAENYAIKTGVHPLITTRKNMETFRKQIKSIGLSYDWDREISTSEESYYKWTQWIFLQLFKKGLAYEKEAPINWCPSCLTGLANEEVKDGKCERCGAQIQRKNLRQWILKITEYAERLLEDLDELDWPESIKIMQKNWIGKSTGAEVDFALADKDGKETGQKIKVYTTRPDTIFGATYMVLAPEHELVKSITTSNQEKAVAAYVEEAAKKSDLERTDLAKNKTGVFTGAYAINPLTEQKIPVWISDYILISYGTGAIMAVPAHDERDFEFAAQFNLPKIKVVAGAEEWESGKRDFSEEPKACTTEDGYSVNSKQFDGLKTEEAKTKITEYLENLGLAKRAVNYKLRDWIFSRQRYWGEPIPLVHCPSCGIVPLNEHDLPLTLPQVESYAPTGTGESPLAAIGSWVNTKCPKCGKEAKRETNTMPQWAGSCWYYLRFIDPHNNETFADKEKCDYWMPVDLYVGGTEHAVLHLLYARFWHKVLYDLGLVSTKEPFTRLINQGMITSFAYMRKNKSLVPVDKVKKISETEFEDIETGEKLEQVIAKMSKSLKNVINPDDIIKEYGADTLRLYEMFLGPLEVSKPWNTSGIMGVFRFLEKIWNLSDREIYKTPVNDTSTPETKTLTVLLNKTIKKVTEDTASLNFNTAISQMMIFINEVSKHKKIPHYVWYNFVKLLNPYAPHLAEELWQKMGNDESIAYSHWPMFVEKFCVDQTCTVVVQVNGKLRGKFEAEAGTSKEELERLALSNEGAIRNIEGKEIKKIITVPDKLVNIVVQ; from the coding sequence ATGGCTTATCCTTTTAGCACGATAGAACCCAAATGGCAAAAGTATTGGGAAGAAAACAAAACCTTTAAAACAGTTGAAGATAAAAATTATCCTAAGGATAAGAGACTCTATATTTTGGATATGTTTCCCTATCCTTCGGGAGACGGGCTCCATGTAGGGCACCCTGAAGGCTATACAGCAACGGATATTTACAGCCGGTTTTTACGCATGAGCGGATACAATGTACTCCACCCGATGGGCTTTGATTCTTTCGGACTGCCTGCAGAAAACTATGCCATAAAAACGGGAGTTCATCCTCTTATCACTACCCGAAAAAATATGGAAACATTTAGAAAGCAGATAAAGTCCATCGGCTTAAGCTATGACTGGGATAGGGAAATCTCTACAAGCGAAGAATCCTATTATAAGTGGACCCAGTGGATATTCCTCCAATTATTTAAAAAGGGATTGGCCTACGAAAAAGAAGCTCCCATCAACTGGTGCCCTTCCTGCTTAACAGGCCTTGCCAATGAAGAAGTAAAGGACGGAAAATGCGAAAGATGCGGTGCTCAAATTCAACGCAAAAATTTGAGACAGTGGATTTTAAAGATAACCGAATATGCCGAACGCCTCTTGGAAGACTTGGATGAACTTGACTGGCCCGAATCCATCAAAATCATGCAAAAAAACTGGATAGGCAAGAGTACGGGGGCCGAGGTTGACTTTGCCCTCGCCGATAAGGACGGAAAAGAAACTGGACAAAAAATCAAGGTTTATACAACCCGCCCCGACACTATCTTCGGAGCTACCTACATGGTCTTGGCCCCGGAACACGAGCTCGTAAAAAGCATAACTACAAGTAACCAAGAAAAAGCCGTTGCCGCTTATGTCGAAGAGGCCGCAAAAAAAAGCGACCTCGAAAGAACGGACCTCGCAAAAAACAAGACCGGTGTTTTTACCGGAGCCTATGCAATCAATCCATTGACGGAACAAAAAATCCCCGTCTGGATTTCGGACTATATTTTAATCTCCTACGGCACGGGAGCAATTATGGCAGTCCCCGCCCATGATGAAAGAGACTTTGAGTTTGCTGCCCAATTCAATCTGCCCAAAATAAAGGTTGTAGCTGGTGCGGAAGAATGGGAAAGCGGAAAAAGAGACTTTTCGGAGGAGCCTAAGGCTTGTACAACCGAGGACGGCTATTCGGTAAACTCAAAACAGTTTGACGGTCTAAAAACGGAAGAAGCAAAGACAAAGATCACGGAATATCTTGAAAACTTAGGCCTTGCAAAAAGAGCCGTAAACTACAAACTCCGTGACTGGATTTTCAGCCGTCAACGCTATTGGGGAGAGCCCATACCATTGGTACACTGCCCCTCTTGCGGCATAGTTCCCCTGAACGAACATGACCTCCCCCTAACCCTGCCCCAAGTAGAAAGCTATGCTCCCACAGGTACAGGCGAAAGCCCCTTGGCGGCTATCGGCTCTTGGGTAAATACAAAATGTCCCAAATGCGGAAAGGAAGCAAAACGGGAAACCAATACGATGCCTCAATGGGCAGGTTCTTGCTGGTACTATCTCCGCTTTATAGATCCTCATAACAACGAAACCTTTGCCGACAAAGAAAAATGCGATTACTGGATGCCTGTAGACCTCTATGTCGGAGGAACAGAACATGCAGTTCTCCATCTATTGTATGCAAGGTTTTGGCACAAGGTCTTGTATGATCTGGGATTGGTTTCTACAAAAGAGCCCTTTACACGGCTTATAAATCAGGGAATGATAACCTCCTTTGCCTATATGAGAAAAAACAAAAGCCTTGTTCCTGTCGATAAGGTTAAAAAAATATCGGAAACCGAATTTGAAGACATCGAAACCGGAGAAAAACTTGAGCAGGTAATAGCCAAGATGTCCAAGAGCTTAAAGAATGTTATCAATCCCGACGACATCATAAAAGAATACGGGGCAGACACCCTGCGCCTCTACGAAATGTTCTTAGGCCCCTTAGAGGTTTCAAAACCTTGGAACACAAGCGGCATCATGGGCGTATTTAGGTTTTTGGAAAAAATCTGGAATCTGTCCGACAGGGAAATATATAAAACTCCCGTCAACGATACCTCAACCCCTGAAACCAAGACATTGACAGTTCTTTTAAATAAGACCATAAAAAAGGTAACCGAGGACACAGCCTCTCTTAACTTTAACACTGCCATAAGCCAGATGATGATTTTTATAAATGAGGTTTCAAAGCACAAAAAAATACCCCACTATGTTTGGTATAATTTTGTAAAACTTTTAAACCCCTACGCTCCTCACTTGGCCGAAGAACTTTGGCAAAAGATGGGTAATGATGAATCGATAGCCTATTCTCACTGGCCGATGTTTGTCGAAAAATTCTGCGTTGACCAAACCTGCACGGTGGTAGTACAGGTAAACGGAAAACTCCGAGGTAAGTTTGAGGCAGAAGCTGGAACCTCTAAAGAGGAACTGGAACGCCTAGCTTTATCGAATGAGGGAGCCATCCGCAACATTGAAGGCAAGGAAATTAAAAAGATAATTACAGTGCCCGATAAGCTTGTAAATATTGTAGTACAGTAA
- a CDS encoding FMN-binding protein, with product MKKIFFVLIIFALSIFLFSCNVKNDEKIVSGVFEGKAESLMGNISVRVVIEKSKIKNIDILEYADTPGYSDTVFEYLPKRVIEKNSTDVDLVAGATLTSKAFLEAVNDALKKAGLYVEKE from the coding sequence ATGAAAAAGATTTTCTTTGTGCTTATAATTTTTGCTTTGAGTATTTTTTTATTTTCTTGTAATGTAAAAAATGATGAAAAGATTGTTTCGGGTGTTTTTGAAGGAAAGGCCGAAAGCTTGATGGGAAATATAAGCGTAAGGGTTGTGATAGAAAAAAGCAAAATTAAAAATATAGATATCTTAGAGTATGCCGATACGCCCGGCTACAGCGATACCGTTTTTGAATACCTGCCTAAGAGGGTTATCGAGAAGAATTCTACAGATGTGGACCTTGTGGCCGGTGCTACCTTAACGAGTAAGGCTTTTTTAGAGGCGGTAAATGACGCCTTAAAAAAAGCCGGTCTCTATGTCGAAAAAGAATAA
- the rseP gene encoding RIP metalloprotease RseP, whose translation MVKILIGLIILSIMVFIHELGHFIAAKLCGVVVESFSIGWGPVLFKKKKGDTEYRISAIPMGGYCGMKGEKAFQQAIEENLAAIPKKEGELYGVHPFKRIIIAFAGPFANYISAVLALAIVSAIGSSYYTSSNKIAPVYYYNEADDSPAREADLRMGDVILSINGEKTETFADIVRLIVPEAKEEVTLEIEREGQILTKKLRPKLDPKTGAGIIGFYSFIPLEINGVKPSSSAELAGLKKGDLITEVNGIEVANTVDLNRALDGISGKTAELGILRDGNKITKTVSLIRTENGIDLGLNIKNIKVEIPGTGFFKSIVNGFVLTHKAFVLTFKSLGLLFKGVDFRQAVSGPVRITHMLGDVAAQGFKAGFLIGLSDILNFVSIISISLFIMNLLPIPILDGGLILFAFIEFIFRRQIHPKVLYYVQFIGIAFIGVVFIFALWGDIGYFLGR comes from the coding sequence ATGGTTAAGATTTTAATAGGTTTGATTATATTGAGTATCATGGTCTTTATCCATGAGCTTGGACATTTTATTGCCGCAAAACTCTGCGGTGTTGTGGTCGAAAGTTTTTCGATAGGCTGGGGCCCTGTTCTTTTTAAAAAAAAGAAGGGAGATACTGAATATAGAATTTCTGCAATTCCCATGGGAGGTTATTGCGGCATGAAGGGTGAAAAGGCCTTTCAGCAAGCTATTGAAGAAAACCTTGCTGCAATCCCGAAAAAGGAAGGAGAGCTTTACGGAGTACATCCTTTTAAGCGGATTATAATTGCCTTTGCCGGTCCCTTTGCAAACTATATAAGTGCTGTTCTTGCTCTTGCTATTGTAAGTGCTATAGGTTCAAGCTATTACACAAGCTCGAATAAGATAGCTCCCGTTTACTATTATAACGAAGCCGACGATTCTCCCGCCCGCGAGGCGGATTTAAGGATGGGGGATGTAATTTTAAGCATTAACGGCGAAAAAACCGAAACCTTTGCCGATATCGTGCGCCTCATTGTGCCTGAAGCAAAGGAAGAAGTTACGCTGGAAATAGAAAGAGAAGGACAAATCCTCACAAAAAAACTTAGGCCCAAGCTCGATCCAAAAACCGGTGCAGGCATAATAGGTTTTTATTCTTTTATTCCTCTTGAAATTAACGGTGTAAAGCCTTCTTCATCTGCCGAACTTGCAGGGCTTAAAAAAGGCGATCTTATTACGGAAGTAAACGGAATTGAAGTTGCCAATACGGTAGACTTAAACCGTGCCCTAGACGGTATAAGCGGCAAGACTGCCGAATTAGGCATTTTAAGGGACGGAAATAAGATTACAAAAACCGTGAGTCTTATCAGAACCGAAAACGGAATAGACCTTGGGCTAAATATTAAAAACATCAAGGTAGAGATTCCAGGAACAGGCTTTTTTAAAAGCATAGTGAACGGTTTTGTCTTAACTCACAAGGCCTTTGTTTTGACATTTAAAAGTTTAGGCCTTTTGTTTAAGGGAGTTGATTTTAGGCAAGCTGTTTCGGGCCCCGTACGCATTACCCACATGTTGGGCGATGTTGCCGCCCAAGGTTTTAAGGCCGGCTTTTTAATCGGCCTTTCGGATATCTTAAACTTTGTAAGCATAATTTCTATTTCTCTTTTTATAATGAATTTGCTGCCGATTCCGATTTTGGACGGAGGCTTAATTCTTTTTGCTTTTATTGAATTTATTTTTAGAAGGCAAATTCATCCGAAGGTGCTGTACTATGTTCAGTTTATCGGCATAGCCTTTATCGGCGTAGTTTTTATATTCGCCCTCTGGGGAGACATAGGATATTTTTTAGGAAGGTAA
- the dxr gene encoding 1-deoxy-D-xylulose-5-phosphate reductoisomerase has translation MGKKRVIVLGAGGSIGKNSLEIIRRFSDRFVLAGFSVHSNSGFAKTLLAEFADAQFVSTKKKDSNLKHEIDAEAVRRLIEKSKADIVINGIAGSAGLRASVEVIKSGLDLALANKETIVEAGELIFQDAEKSGSTIIPVDSEHAAIFQLINAHKKENIEKIIITASGGPFLNTPREKLSTIKLEDALKHPTWKMGGKITIDSASLANKALEVIEAVKLFSFPPEKIEVTVHPQSIIHSMVQCKNGEIFAQASPPDMKNPILNALSFPKVPESFLKPLDFSQIIKFEFMPPRTDDFPMLSLGFEAAKKGGAYPIAFNVANEEAVDAFIKGKIGFTDLADITQEVLNSDWTMKPSSYEEVYDYENRARAIALARILDRANGLQ, from the coding sequence ATGGGGAAAAAAAGGGTTATCGTTCTTGGTGCCGGAGGCTCAATCGGAAAAAACAGTCTGGAAATAATAAGGAGATTTTCCGATAGGTTTGTTCTTGCAGGTTTTTCGGTTCATTCGAATTCTGGTTTTGCAAAAACTCTTCTAGCCGAATTTGCTGATGCACAATTTGTTTCTACAAAAAAAAAGGATTCTAATTTAAAACACGAGATAGATGCGGAAGCTGTTAGACGACTGATTGAAAAATCAAAGGCCGACATTGTTATAAACGGTATAGCGGGTTCGGCAGGTTTAAGGGCCTCGGTAGAAGTTATAAAAAGCGGCTTGGATTTGGCTCTTGCCAATAAAGAAACTATAGTAGAAGCAGGGGAGCTGATTTTTCAAGATGCCGAAAAGTCGGGCAGTACAATAATTCCCGTCGATTCGGAGCACGCTGCAATTTTTCAGCTTATAAATGCCCACAAAAAAGAAAATATCGAAAAGATTATAATTACCGCCTCAGGCGGCCCCTTTTTAAATACGCCGAGAGAAAAGCTTAGCACAATTAAGCTTGAAGATGCTTTAAAGCATCCGACATGGAAGATGGGCGGAAAGATTACGATAGATTCGGCTTCTCTTGCAAATAAGGCCTTGGAAGTGATTGAGGCCGTAAAGCTCTTTTCTTTTCCTCCGGAAAAAATCGAAGTTACGGTTCATCCTCAAAGTATAATCCATTCGATGGTACAGTGTAAAAACGGAGAGATATTTGCTCAAGCTTCTCCTCCCGATATGAAAAATCCTATTTTAAATGCTTTAAGTTTTCCGAAGGTGCCTGAAAGCTTTTTAAAGCCCTTGGATTTTTCTCAAATTATAAAGTTTGAATTTATGCCTCCCAGAACCGATGATTTTCCCATGCTGTCTTTGGGTTTTGAAGCGGCTAAAAAAGGCGGAGCCTATCCTATAGCCTTTAATGTTGCAAATGAAGAAGCCGTTGATGCTTTTATCAAAGGAAAAATAGGCTTTACGGATTTAGCCGATATTACGCAGGAAGTTCTAAATTCAGATTGGACTATGAAACCTTCTTCTTACGAAGAAGTTTATGACTATGAAAACAGGGCAAGAGCGATAGCTTTGGCTAGGATACTTGACAGAGCAAACGGCTTGCAATAA
- a CDS encoding phosphatidate cytidylyltransferase, which translates to MKIKKLIERLIIFFVGAPLVLASIYFLPHYNFLVYHIELFIAALIANYEIYNILSQRSPAYPKKILAFFGTILVLSSYLIGLHAVPFQYIFIVFGCVTVGMMFMEVLFSFSGNFTNSIARLTTGVFMLIYPWGLTVFLSAIASLPNAGALIIMFFLMTFGCDSFAWLFGMLLGKNNRGFIKASPKKSIVGFIGGFIGSITAAVASFYFFNKQFNGKLRELIIIALFTALFAIIGDIIESILKRSADVKDSGKVILGRGGILDSIDSLLIAAPVFYTLCMFLLGGF; encoded by the coding sequence ATGAAAATTAAAAAACTGATTGAAAGGCTTATTATATTTTTTGTAGGAGCACCTTTAGTTTTAGCTTCAATTTATTTTTTACCTCATTATAATTTTTTGGTTTATCATATCGAATTGTTTATTGCAGCCCTTATTGCAAATTATGAGATCTACAATATTTTGTCCCAAAGGTCTCCTGCCTATCCTAAAAAGATTCTTGCTTTTTTCGGTACAATTTTAGTTCTGTCATCATACCTGATAGGCTTACATGCCGTACCGTTTCAATATATCTTCATTGTGTTCGGCTGTGTAACAGTCGGAATGATGTTTATGGAAGTTCTATTTTCATTCTCGGGAAATTTTACCAACAGCATTGCCCGTCTCACGACCGGAGTGTTTATGCTGATTTATCCTTGGGGATTGACGGTTTTTTTATCTGCAATTGCGAGCCTTCCAAATGCAGGCGCCCTTATCATCATGTTTTTCCTTATGACATTCGGCTGTGATTCCTTTGCATGGCTTTTCGGTATGCTGCTCGGAAAAAACAACAGAGGTTTTATTAAGGCAAGCCCCAAAAAAAGTATTGTAGGTTTTATAGGCGGTTTTATAGGTTCCATCACAGCTGCCGTTGCTTCATTTTATTTTTTTAATAAACAATTTAACGGAAAATTAAGAGAGCTTATAATCATAGCTCTTTTTACAGCCCTCTTTGCCATAATCGGAGATATAATAGAATCTATCTTGAAGCGTTCTGCAGACGTAAAGGATTCGGGGAAGGTAATTTTAGGACGCGGCGGAATTCTTGACAGTATTGACTCCTTGCTTATAGCAGCTCCCGTATTTTATACCCTTTGTATGTTCTTATTAGGCGGCTTTTAA
- a CDS encoding di-trans,poly-cis-decaprenylcistransferase: MSDELKHIAIVMDGNGRWAKKRGLPRSMGHKEGLNTVKRITKAVSDLGIPYITLYIFSTENWKRTEAEVGFLMGLIKQHLKAELKFYADNNIRIEHIGNLSGLPQDIQDEINSVRDKTSSYTGTSIVLGINYGAHDEILRAIKKLNSDELASINEESFSLKLDTGKIPPVDLLIRTGGEKRLSNFLLWQSAYAELYFTDTLWPDWTVENLYEAIEDYKKRNRRYGNA, translated from the coding sequence ATGTCCGATGAGCTAAAACATATCGCCATTGTCATGGACGGCAATGGCAGATGGGCAAAAAAGAGAGGCCTTCCCCGTTCTATGGGACATAAGGAAGGGCTTAATACGGTAAAAAGGATAACAAAGGCCGTATCCGATTTAGGAATTCCTTATATAACGCTTTATATATTTTCTACCGAAAACTGGAAAAGAACCGAAGCGGAGGTGGGCTTTTTAATGGGGCTTATTAAACAGCATTTAAAAGCCGAGCTTAAATTTTATGCCGATAACAATATACGCATTGAGCACATAGGCAATTTAAGCGGATTACCTCAAGACATTCAAGATGAAATTAATTCTGTAAGGGATAAAACTTCCTCTTATACGGGAACTTCAATTGTGCTTGGTATAAATTACGGAGCACATGATGAAATCTTACGAGCTATAAAGAAACTGAATTCCGATGAGCTCGCTTCGATAAATGAAGAATCGTTTTCTTTAAAATTGGACACGGGGAAAATTCCGCCTGTAGACCTGCTTATCAGGACAGGAGGAGAAAAACGTTTGAGTAATTTTTTGCTTTGGCAAAGTGCCTATGCGGAACTTTATTTTACGGATACCTTGTGGCCCGATTGGACTGTAGAAAATTTATATGAAGCAATAGAAGATTATAAAAAAAGAAACAGGCGTTACGGAAATGCCTAA
- the frr gene encoding ribosome recycling factor codes for MIEEVKKNCEEKMKKAVAALKEEFNMLRTGRASSALFDKIRVNCYGESTPLNQLANISIPEARLVVIQPWDKGLLVEIEKAVLQADLSVNPTNDGKVIRIAIPPLTEDRRKDLAKKAKTIAENSRVSVRNIRRDGIDEAKKLQKDGKISEDQLKTAEDAFQKSTDAYIAEINKVLEAKEKEIMEN; via the coding sequence ATGATAGAGGAAGTTAAAAAAAATTGTGAAGAAAAAATGAAAAAAGCGGTTGCTGCATTAAAAGAAGAATTCAATATGCTGAGAACCGGACGGGCATCTTCTGCTCTTTTTGATAAGATAAGAGTAAATTGCTATGGCGAGTCCACTCCTCTTAACCAACTTGCAAATATTTCTATTCCCGAAGCAAGGCTTGTAGTAATTCAGCCCTGGGATAAGGGTTTATTGGTCGAAATCGAAAAGGCTGTTTTACAGGCAGACCTTTCGGTTAATCCTACAAATGACGGAAAGGTTATCCGTATTGCAATTCCGCCGTTGACCGAAGATCGCAGAAAGGACCTTGCAAAAAAGGCAAAGACCATTGCCGAAAATTCAAGAGTTTCAGTGCGTAATATCAGACGTGACGGAATTGATGAGGCAAAAAAATTACAAAAGGACGGAAAGATAAGCGAAGATCAGTTAAAGACGGCTGAGGACGCTTTCCAAAAATCCACCGATGCTTACATTGCCGAAATAAACAAGGTACTTGAAGCAAAAGAAAAAGAAATAATGGAAAACTAA
- the tsf gene encoding translation elongation factor Ts, whose protein sequence is MDIKASDVKELRDKTGAGMMECKKALQHCNGDAKEAEKYLKEKGLAAVEKRADRVTSEGIIVIKSDHKKAVMLEMTCETDFVAKNADFIAVGEDIAKTAFDKDISEVTPELNDKLLDLATRVRENMNLTRLINVKAGADEYLSRYIHSDKKTGVIIVLKSDKPEIFEKTEVQEFAYDCCLHAAAFMPLYVKKEDVDASYIKEQEEIFRGQVAELNKPDNVKEGIVKGKISKHLSEICFLEQAFVKDDKFSVSKKMAEVGKDAGGSLNLSKLVIFQLGLGM, encoded by the coding sequence ATGGATATTAAAGCATCTGATGTAAAAGAATTACGCGATAAAACCGGTGCAGGTATGATGGAGTGCAAAAAGGCCTTGCAGCACTGTAACGGAGACGCTAAAGAGGCTGAAAAATACTTAAAAGAAAAAGGTTTGGCCGCTGTCGAAAAGCGTGCTGACAGAGTAACCAGCGAAGGTATCATCGTTATTAAAAGCGATCACAAAAAAGCCGTTATGCTCGAAATGACTTGCGAGACGGACTTTGTTGCAAAAAATGCGGACTTTATCGCTGTCGGAGAAGACATTGCAAAAACAGCCTTTGATAAGGACATTTCTGAAGTTACACCCGAGCTCAATGATAAGCTCTTGGATTTAGCTACCCGTGTACGAGAGAACATGAACCTTACACGCTTAATCAACGTAAAGGCCGGTGCAGACGAGTACCTTTCACGCTATATTCACTCCGACAAAAAAACCGGTGTTATTATAGTTTTAAAGTCGGATAAGCCTGAAATCTTTGAAAAGACTGAGGTACAGGAATTTGCTTATGACTGCTGTTTACATGCAGCCGCCTTTATGCCTCTCTATGTTAAAAAAGAAGATGTAGATGCATCTTATATCAAAGAGCAAGAAGAAATCTTTAGAGGCCAGGTTGCCGAGTTGAATAAGCCGGATAACGTAAAAGAAGGAATTGTTAAGGGAAAAATTTCAAAGCACTTATCCGAAATCTGCTTCCTTGAGCAGGCCTTTGTTAAAGATGATAAATTTTCCGTTTCAAAGAAAATGGCTGAGGTCGGCAAAGACGCCGGCGGCTCTTTGAACTTGTCAAAATTGGTTATTTTTCAATTAGGACTTGGAATGTAA
- the rpsB gene encoding 30S ribosomal protein S2, with the protein MAVVTMKNLLESGVHFGHQVKRWDPRMKKYIFSERNGIHIIDLQKTIVAIREAYEAVRKTTSEGKSVLFVGTKKQAQQTIQKEAERCGMFYINNRWLGGMLTNFSTIKKSLARLKKIEKMEVDGTFDNLTKKEIASLQKEKSKLEKNLGGIKEMKDLPGILFIIDTRKEEIAIREARSLGIPIIAVVDTNCNPEGIDYPIPGNDDAIRAISLFTGVIANAVIEADNEHGLKIIENLQEDEESGDSGVDPYQDREEEITDYSNYTPKDEASGDDEDEEDNSLVSDEDLYDDK; encoded by the coding sequence ATGGCAGTAGTAACCATGAAAAACTTACTTGAATCAGGCGTACATTTCGGCCATCAAGTAAAACGCTGGGATCCGAGAATGAAAAAATACATTTTTTCGGAAAGAAATGGAATTCATATCATCGATTTGCAAAAAACAATCGTTGCAATCCGTGAGGCCTATGAAGCTGTCCGCAAAACAACTTCTGAAGGAAAGTCGGTTTTGTTCGTAGGAACAAAAAAACAAGCCCAGCAGACAATTCAAAAAGAAGCTGAAAGATGCGGAATGTTCTATATTAACAACCGCTGGCTCGGCGGAATGCTCACAAACTTTTCAACAATCAAAAAGAGCTTGGCTCGTCTTAAGAAAATCGAAAAAATGGAAGTTGACGGAACATTCGATAACCTAACAAAAAAAGAAATCGCTTCCTTACAAAAAGAAAAATCAAAGCTCGAAAAAAACTTAGGCGGTATCAAAGAGATGAAGGACCTTCCCGGAATTCTCTTTATTATCGATACCCGAAAAGAAGAAATTGCTATCAGAGAAGCCCGCTCCTTAGGTATTCCCATCATCGCTGTCGTAGACACCAACTGTAACCCTGAGGGCATCGACTATCCTATTCCCGGAAACGATGATGCTATCAGAGCTATTTCGCTTTTTACGGGCGTAATCGCCAATGCCGTTATCGAAGCCGATAACGAGCACGGCCTTAAAATCATCGAAAACCTTCAAGAAGATGAAGAGTCCGGCGATTCAGGCGTTGATCCCTATCAGGATAGAGAAGAAGAAATTACCGATTATTCAAACTACACTCCCAAAGATGAAGCTTCCGGAGATGATGAGGATGAAGAAGATAATTCTCTCGTAAGCGATGAGGATTTATACGACGACAAATAA
- a CDS encoding Maf family protein yields the protein MKELILASASPRRKEILDSLGVLFSVEISNFDESSITEKDPVKRCILTARGKAESLFKTLPQNEVSQKLILAADTLVFAENTAFPNEKIIFGKPKNEKEAEMMLKSHSGSFHFVVSAICLLDCKTGQINEKHSVSKVFFKKLSDKEISAYLKTDEWKDAAGAYKIQGKASFFIEKIEGSYTGIVGLPVRELYEILNKTEFRIL from the coding sequence ATGAAAGAGCTGATTTTAGCCTCTGCATCACCCAGACGAAAAGAGATACTCGATTCGCTGGGTGTTTTATTTTCCGTTGAAATTTCAAATTTTGATGAATCTTCAATAACCGAAAAGGATCCCGTAAAAAGGTGTATTTTAACTGCGCGGGGTAAGGCTGAAAGCCTTTTTAAGACCTTGCCGCAAAATGAGGTCTCTCAAAAGCTTATCTTGGCGGCAGATACCCTTGTTTTTGCCGAAAATACTGCCTTTCCAAACGAGAAAATAATCTTCGGCAAGCCTAAAAACGAAAAAGAAGCCGAGATGATGCTCAAAAGTCATTCCGGCTCGTTTCATTTTGTGGTGAGTGCAATCTGCCTGCTCGATTGTAAAACAGGCCAAATAAACGAAAAACACAGCGTTTCTAAAGTTTTCTTTAAAAAGCTTTCCGATAAAGAAATTTCCGCCTATCTAAAAACCGATGAATGGAAGGATGCTGCAGGGGCTTATAAAATTCAAGGTAAGGCTTCCTTTTTTATCGAAAAAATCGAAGGCTCATATACCGGCATAGTCGGTCTTCCGGTCAGGGAATTGTATGAAATCTTAAATAAAACCGAATTTAGGATTCTTTAA
- a CDS encoding HEAT repeat domain-containing protein — MRRKSLVFIMMILFLGSAMVFAQDQSSDSMMTVEEAYLNSMEGIILREMVLSEGRDSKFVALQVIEEAIEGGRVTPELQEALDSLATVGLTSVVRENGRLANNYPDVRREACRLLGKVKNEQAKKSLMTVMYTDNEPIVIMEAVKSLGELGFNNNDEVVDMINFINRKFDIINPTSSLALEVLNAYEKLAPTVKNKRGMTESIMRIANNFNYITPVRNRALEVLKSIMAGQNKN; from the coding sequence ATGCGACGAAAGTCTTTAGTTTTTATAATGATGATATTGTTTTTGGGATCAGCCATGGTCTTTGCACAGGACCAGAGCTCCGATTCTATGATGACTGTCGAAGAGGCCTATCTTAATTCGATGGAAGGCATAATTCTTAGAGAGATGGTTCTTTCTGAAGGAAGAGATTCTAAATTTGTAGCCTTACAAGTAATCGAAGAAGCTATTGAAGGCGGAAGGGTAACTCCCGAATTACAGGAAGCTCTTGATTCTCTTGCGACTGTAGGTCTTACCTCGGTTGTACGTGAAAACGGAAGGCTTGCAAACAACTATCCTGATGTCAGAAGAGAAGCCTGCCGCCTTTTAGGAAAAGTTAAAAACGAGCAGGCAAAGAAGTCTCTTATGACGGTTATGTACACCGATAATGAGCCGATAGTAATAATGGAAGCCGTTAAATCCTTAGGTGAGTTAGGTTTTAACAATAATGATGAAGTTGTAGACATGATAAACTTTATCAATCGAAAATTCGACATTATCAATCCTACAAGCTCCTTAGCTCTTGAAGTTCTCAATGCTTATGAAAAATTAGCTCCCACCGTAAAAAATAAGAGAGGGATGACTGAAAGTATTATGAGAATTGCCAATAACTTTAACTACATAACTCCTGTTAGAAACAGAGCTCTGGAAGTTTTAAAATCAATAATGGCCGGACAAAATAAGAACTAA